The nucleotide window TGCTTATGGATCGTGAATGGCATATTTTGATGATGTCAGCGGTCACCGGCAAACAGGACCAACAGCTCATGGGTTGCTTGCTGGTGAGCTTCCCCGCAAAACACCTGGCCAGCCGTTTTGCCGATGGTCGGACCTCCGGACAAGTCAAGTTAACCCAGCATTTGCCCGGCAGCGCTTCTCGAGCATTCGTCACCACTGGCAATGCAGAGAGCGAATCCCCCTCTTATCAGGTTGACACCCAACTGCCTCACTGGAAGTTGGCATTTAAACCCTCTCTCGACCAACTTCGTGCCAGCGAAACAGAGCTGTGGCTGTTTTACAGCGTACTGGCAGTTACCCTGCTGATCGGCGTCTGGGTGGGAACTCGCCTGGCCGTCCGAAGGGGCATGGAGATTAAGGCCAAACAGGACAAACGCAAACAGCAGCAACAAAAAGAAGCCGACGAATTGGCCTCTGCCACCTCATTCCTGTCCACTATTCCCAGCGCCTCAGCCGCAAACAACCAAGCTGCAGACGAGACAGAGGCCGAGCCACCACAAGACGATGATGTGTTCGACCTCAACAACAGTGATGCACCGCAAGCCGCTGCCGGCAAAGCAGCTGCGGAACCTTTGGGCGAAGACGCCCTGTCCGATGAAATTTTCCGCGCCTACGATATTCGCGGTCGCTACGATGAGCAAATCAGCGAACAGCTAGCCACCCACATCGGCCAAGCCCTGGGCACCATCGCCCAACAAAGCAACCAAACCAGCTTGGTAGCCGCTCACGATGGCCGCACCAGCAGCCCTGGACTTTACCAGGCACTGCTGAAAGGCATTCGCGCCAGTGGCTGTAATGTCATTTGCCTGGGTCAGGCGCCAACGCCGCTAATGAATTTCGCCATCAACCACCTGGAAGAAACCGACTCTGGTGTCATTGTCACCGCCAGCCACAACCCGCCGGAATACAACGGCTTTAAAATGTCCATCAACGGTGTGCCACTGACACCTGAACAGATCAAAAGCCTGCGTCAGCGCATTATTGCCCAGGATTACCTGGACGGATCAGGGGAACAAAGCCAGGTGGACTTGGTGGACGACTACATCGAACACATCAGTGACGACGCAGTGCCTGCCGATGAACTGAAGGTGGTGGTGGATGCCAGCAACGGAGTCACAGGCCCCATCGCCCCTTTACTGCTGGAGCAAATGGGCTGCGATGTGTCGCCACTGCACTGCGACGTAGATGGTACCTTCCCCAACCACCCACCAGACACCTCGGTGGCAGAAAACCTGCAAGACCTGATTCAAATGGTCAAACACCAGGAGGCCGACCTGGGTCTGGCTTTTGATGGTGATGGCGACCGCATTACCGCCGTCACCGCCAGTGGCCGCATTGTCTGGCCCGATGAACTGCTGATGATCTTTGCCCGAGACGTGCTCAGCCGCCAACCTGGGGCGGATGTGGTATTCGATGTAAAAAGTACTCGACGCCTCAATGCACTGATTGGTAACTACGGCGGCCGACCCGTAATTTGGAAAACCGGCCACTCTTTTATGCGTGAAAAAGTCCGTGAATTGGATGCCCCGTTAGGGGGTGAATACAGCGGTCATATTTTCTTCAACGATCGCTGGTTTGGCTTTGACGACGGCATGTATGCCGCTGCCCGCTTAGTAGAAATCATCAGTCTGCGAGAACAGAGCCTAGACGATATAGTAAGCACACTGCCCAAAGCCGTCGCCAGCAATGAGTACCGGGTGACCGTACCAGAAGCGGACAAGTTCTCACTGGTGGAGGCTTTAGCCAACAGCGAAGCTTTTGAGGATTGCAAGATCATCGACATTGATGGCCTGCGTATTGAAGCCGGCGACAGCTGGGGCCTGGTACGGGCCTCCAACACCTCTGCAGAGCTGACCCTGCGCTTTGAAGGCAATGACGAAGACAGCCTGCAAGCCATGAAAGATCGCCTATCCAGCGAGCTACTGGCTCTTGCGCCCCAGCTGACACTCAACCTCAACTAACTCTGGATCCAAGCCATTCAATGAGCACCACCGAGCCCCCTATCTCTCGCCGCGAACAGATTCTTCAATCACTGGCAAAGATGCTGGAAAGTGCTCCCGGTGCGCGCATCACCACTGCAGCCCTGGCCCGAGAGGTCGGCGTCTCTGAAGCGGCCCTGTATCGGCACTTCCCCAGCAAAACCAAAATGTATGAGGGCTTGATCGACTTTATTGAAGAAACCCTGTTCACCCGCATTAATCGTATCTTGGCGGAGGGTGAAACCGTAGAAACCCGCTGCCAACGCATCCTCAGCCTGCTGTTGGCCTTTGCTGAGCGCAACCCGGGGATTACTCGTATTCTCAATGGCGATGCACTAACCGGCGAAACCGAGCGTCTGCACACCCGAGTGGTGCAATTGTTTGATCGCATGGAAACCCAGATCAAGCAGGTATTGCGGGAAGCAGAAATTACTCAAGGGATACGCACCAGCCTGCCAACCGGCAGCTGTGCCAATCTTATGTTGGCTCTCGCTGAGGGCCGTATCAGTCAATTTGTACGCAGCAACTTCAAGAAATCCCCTACCGAAGGGTGGCAGGATCAGTGGTCTCTGGTCACTCAGGGGCTCTTCATTCACCACTGAGAGTGATGAGCAACAATAGGCACTGACACCTATTGGGTCAGCTGTTTATAGCGAGTGATGTAGGCGTTGTAACGCTGCTTTTCACGCTCTGACTCTTCCCGGCGCTGAACCAATGCCTGAGTGGCATCAGACTCGCGGCGCTCCAGCTCGCTGAGCATTCTGACTACCGCTTCAGAGACAACCCTACCACCACGCTGGAAGTCAGCGGCCTTGCGCTCTTCGTGGTTGCGCTGTTGACGCGTACTTTTCAAATTGCTTTCGATCAGAGCAATATCACGAGCCAGACTTTCCAGCTTGCGATCACGAGCGGCTTCAATCTCCGAGACAGAGCTGTAGCTCTTCAGCAGATACTGGTCCTCCACTTGCTGCTGTTGCAAACGCAGCTTGGCTGCTTTTTGCTCCTCCGTCATCACCACATGGGGCTCCACGGTTTGCAGCAATTTGCCCACGTTGTTGAGGATATCGTAACCCTGGGCAGCGAACTCCTTGGGAATATTGGTGGAAATCACCACATTTCCCTGAGCGTCTCGATAACGATATAAGCGCCCTCCAGCGTCTTGAGCATAGGCGCCACTGGGTAACTCCAGCGCCAGCAAGCTCACCACTAAAAGCAGCGACAGTAAAATACCAGGTACTTTCCTTTGTACTTCCGAGTTCATCGTTTAAACACCGTACTGACTGCGGTAGTCAATAATCTGGGACAGTGTGTGGGCCCGATCGCGATCTTCCCGCAAGTAATCAATAATATGATCAATGGTTACAATGCTAATCACCGGCACACCAAATTCCTGCTCTACTTCCTGAATTGCTGAATATTCACCGCGGCCTTTTTCCTTTCGATCTAACCCCACCACAACCCCTGCGGCCTCGGCGTTGTGCTGAGCAAGAATGTCCATGACTTCACGAATGGCGGTTCCTGCGGTAATCACATCATCCACAATCAGTGCTCGCCCCTGAAGTTTGGCACCAACCAGGGAGCCACCTTCGCCATGGGTTTTCGCCTCTTTGCGATTAAAGCAATAGGGCACACTTTTGCTGTGCTGATCAGCCAACGCCACCGCAGTGGTGGAGGCTAACGGTATACCTTTGTAAGCAGGGCCAAACAACAAGTCGTACTGCACACCAGCTGATTCGATGGCCGCCGCGTAAAAACGCCCCAATGCCGCCAGCGAAGCGCCGCTGTGAAACTCACCGGCATTAAAGAAGTAAGGGCTCACACGCCCTGATTTCAAGGTGAATTCGCCGAATTTCAACGCATTTTCGGCAATCGCGAGTTGCAAAAATTCTCGCTGATAGGCTTGCATAGGTCTACCTTATAAGTAGGGTGAGTGGTTATTATCGCCACTTCTGTACACCACAACCACCCGATGATTAACGATAATACTGCGTAATCGTGCACAAACCAGCGCCGTTGCGGTCTATTTATAAAGCACGATTTTTTGCCATGTGGATTGTCGGGTATGATACACGGACAGACAAGCCGTTACATAAGCTTCTCAGGGTTAGGCCCCACGCATAATAAAACCACCGGCATCCAGTCTGACCACAACGCACAAAGGTGACTATGCGCATAATCAGCCTCTGCGCCGACGGAATTCACCAGGCCGCTGAACGCAGCCTGTTTGCCTGGCTTGCATCCCAGGATGCAGACATTATCTGCCTGCAGAACCTGAAAGCCCAGGAACACGAATTGGAATGGCAGCCACAATTTGAACTGGAGGGGTACTTTGCCTACTTCTTTGGCGATGCCGAGCCCAACTCCAATGGCGTGGCTATTTACACCCGGGAAATGCCCAAAGCCCTGATGTACGGCTTTGGGTTCGCCAGTGGCGAAGACATGAAAGGCCGCTACTTACAAGCCGACTTTGCCCATACCAGCGTCGGCTCCCTGTTGGCACCGGTGGGCATCACTGGCACGCCATCCCAAGACGTCAAACGCCAGTTTTTTAACGACCTGCAGGCTCACTTGGAAAAAATTTCTCACAAGCGGCGCAGCTACATTATTTGCGGCAACTGGAACATTGCCCACAACGACAATGATCTCGAAAACCCTGACGACTACCGGGAAGAATCCGGCTTTCTTACCAGCGAACGCAGCTGGCTGAACGCCCTTTTTGGCGACCTGGGCTATTGCGATGCCTTTCGCCGGGGCAACTCAGATACTGATGAATTCAGTTGGTGGCCCAGTGGCAAGATCGGCCAAGGGGACGGCCGCCGCGTAGACTACCAAGTGGTGTCCAACGAGCTGGCACCACTGGTGGAATACGCGATTATGTACAAAGCAAAGGAGTTTTCCGCCCACACACCGGTGATTGTGGATTACGATATTGAAGAGCTTTAAAACAAGCTTCGAGCCGCGAGCTACTGGCTACGAGCAGCCCGAGTGAGCATCACGATCATTGTCATCCTGAGCGTAGCGAAGGATCTAATTCTCGCCACTAGTAATAGATTCTTCGCTGCGCTCAGAATGACAGACTTGCTCGATCTGCTCGCAGCCCGACGCCCGTAGCCCGCAGCTTTATTAAGGCTGCGCCAGTGCCATCTTCTGCACATTCACCAACTGGGTAATCCCCAGTTTGGCTAAATCCATCATCTGCGCCATTTCTTCCGCTGTAAACGGTGCTGCTTCAGCGGTACCCTGCACCTCGATAAAACCACCTTCCGCATTCATCACCACGTTCATGTCGGTTTCTGCGTTGGAGTCTTCCGGGTAATCCAGGTCCAGCACCGGCATGCCTTGATAAATGCCCACAGATACGGAGGCAATCATGCTTTTCAATGGAGTGCCTTTGGCTTTGATTTTTCCCTGTTTGCGCAAATGCTCGATGGCATCCACCAGAGCCACACAGGCACCGGTAATAGAAGCCGTGCGGGTACCGCCATCTGCCTGAATCACATCGCAATCGATGGTGATGGTGTTTTCACCCAGAGCCTGCAAATCCACTGCGGCACGCAGCGAACGGCCGATCAAGCGCTGGATTTCCAAGGTACGCCCACCCTGCTTGCCACGAGCCGCTTCACGGCCCATGCGGTCGCCAGTGGAGCGGGGCAACATGCCATATTCCGCCGTTACCCAACCCTGACCACTGCCACGCAGAAAGCGTGGCACACCGTTTTCCACACTGGCGGTGCAAATCACTTTGGTGTCACCAAACTCCACCAACACCGAACCTTCGGCGTGCTTGGTGTAATGGCGGGTAATTTTAACGGGGCGAAGTTGTTCCGGGCGGCGGCCGCTGGGGCGGGTCATAGGGCAAATCCTGTTGTATGTGAGAAGCGCGCGAATTCTACCCCGTTTTTCCATGCCCCAGCAAAAGCACTTTGCTGGTTTACAGTATCAGCGCACCAAATCCCCAGACGCTGCCGCAATCCCACCATTTTTATGGGCCACGCCGTCAATCACCCGCAGGGTCCAACCAAAGGGAACGCCGTATTCTTTGGCGTTCTTGCGAGCGTTTTCATAAAACGCCAAGCCGCGGGCATAACGGTGAGGGCCCTGGGCATCAGCACCGCCGCTGCGCTTTAGACTGTTGTGATTGGGGTTATTGTCTTTATTACCGAGCAACACCACCACGTCTTTTTGCAGTGCCGCTTTCAGCTGCGATTCACTGACACCGCTGCCTTTCAGGCCATAAGGGTAGTCGATATCGAGGTCGGCAAAGGTGTACCAACCGGCATTGGCGGGCAAGAAGCGTTTGGCCCGCGTCTGCTCCACAAACAGCAGGTAGCGATGAGCAAACTGTGAACCTGCAGAGTGGCCATAAAGCGTATAGCGCTGCTGCTTGCTGCCTAACTGTTGCTTCAGGTGATCAAAAATGGCCTCAATGGCTGAAAACGTCCATTCTGACTCAGGAATTTCAGCACCTTCGGCATCAAATACATTGCCGCGCTGATACTGGCGAGACTTGGGAAATGTCTCGCGATTAAATTCCGGCGCCACCACGATAAAGCCATCTCTATCCGCCACCTGGTCCCACTCGGACAAATAGCGAGCAGCTCCCCTTTTGGCACCGTGCATCATAAATAAAACAGGGGCAGTTTCCGTGTCGACCGTCGGCGGCACGTAAACCCAAACCGGAATCCTCGGTCCGGCCCAATCGCTGAAATACATATGGGTCAGACCTGGCGTCCAATCGACACCTGCCTGTTCGGTATTTTCCGTAGCTGAATCCTTCGCATAAGCCCCAAAACACAGAACACCGAGCATAACCAGAATTGAGCGAATTAATACGGTCATTACTTATCCTCCAGAAGCCGGGTTGGCATTATCAACAAACCCGAGTAGTTCAGGGTGGTTGTCCTTGAGATATTCCACAAAAGCCTGCTCAGTAGCCTGGGCTTGCTTGGCGATGCTAGCAGCGCGCTCGTAGCCAATAACCGACACCAAGTTAACCGCCAATGCGGTACTGTTTTGCAGATTTTTCAAGCAGCGCGCCTCGTTGGCTTCGATACCAGCGATACAGTTATCTTTGAGGGTTGCCATGGCATTGAGCAGCAGTGAGCAGGACTCGTGAATACTGTAGAGAATCAGCGGCTCCATGGCATTCAGCTGCAGCTGCCCGGCCTCGGCGGCAAAGGTGATTGCAGTATCCATGCCGAATACCCGAAAGCACACCTGGTTCACCACTTCGGGAATCACCGGGTTTACCTTGCCAGGCATAATGGACGAGCCCGGCTGCCGGTCTGGTAATTTTATTTCGCCGATTCCTCCGGCTGGCCCGGAGGACAGCAAGCGCAAATCGTTGGAAATTTTCGACAGCTTCATGGCCAGACGTTTCAACATACCGCTGAACAGTGTGAACGCCCCCATATCCCAAGTTGCTTCAATGCGGTTTTTGCTGGCGCGAAACGGCAACCCGGATACTTCACACAGCACCGCCACAACCCGGCTCTGGTAATCCAGATTGGCACCAACACCGGTGCCAATGGCGGTTCCGCCAAGGTTGACCTCAAGAAAAAGGGATTTGATTTCGCTGGCGCGACTGACGTCTTCGAACAACGTTTCCGCAAAGGCTCTGAACTCCTGCCCCAAGGTCATGGGCACCGCATCCTGGAGCTGGGTTCGAGCCAGTTTGGGAATATGAGCAAATTCAACCGCCTTTTCTTCAATGGCCAGAGCCAACTGATTCAGGCCCTGCTCCAAACGTGCGCTCAGCTGATGCACGGCAATACGAACCGCCGTGGCATAGCTGTCGTTGGTGGACTGGTTACAATTCACGTGATCGTTCGGGTGCACAATGTCGTAACGGCCACGCTCGTAACCCATAATTTCCTGGGCACGATTGGCAATCACTTCGTTGCAGTTCATATTGGTGGAAGTACCCGCACCACCCTGAATCACGTCAACACAAAAATCGTGATGGTGGCGACCGGCGATGATTTCGTCGCAGGCGGCGATAATGGCATTGGCCACTGCAGCATCCACCAGTTTGAGGCGCTTGTTGGTGAGCGCTGAGGATTTTTTTACCCAGGCCAATGCCAACAACAACTCCGGCATATCAGCGATCTTGTTCCCCGATATGGGAAAGTTGCGGAGAGCCCGCACCGTTTGTGGGCCAAAATAACTGGCAGCGGGCACAGGCACTTCCCCCAGAGGGTCGCATTCAAGGCGAACAGCACCTTCCGCTTCCGGCATCGGCTGCATAAATTCGTAGCCCGGGTCTGCCAGTATTTCCGGGGCCTGTTTTTCCATTATTTGAGCGACGCCATCTTCCACCGCTGCTTTGGCAACAGCGGCAGGAATCGCCTCCGCCAGCATGGGGTTAAAAATGGTCGGCAGGATATCGCCCTTGGGGCAGTTGATTCGTGCCAGAGCTTTGACAGCAGCCACTTTCATCGCTTCTGTGATCGCCGTCGCTCCCACATCCAGCGCTCCCCGAAACACAAAGGGAAACGCGAGCAGGTTATTCACCTGATTGGGATAGTCGCTGCGCCCGGTGGCAATCACCGCATCCGGACGTACCGCCAGCACATCCGGTGGCAGAATTTCCGGCTCCGGGTTGGCCAGAGCAAACACAATGGGGCGTTCAGCCAGCATTGCCATCAAATCCTGATTAAAAGCATCGCGGGCCGATAGGCCAATCAAAATATCCGCACCGGGAGCCACCTCTGCCAGCGTGCGTGCGTCTGTTTCCCGCAAAAATGGCCGGTGCCATTCATGCACGTCTTGGCGGCGCTCGCTGTGCAATACGCCGACAATATCGCAGAGTGTCAGCTGGTGTGCCGATACGCCAAGGGCGAGCAACATATTCGCTGTTGCCAGTGCTGCGGCACCGGCGCCGTTAATGACAACCTTGCACTCGTGCAAGCATTTCTGTTGCTTTTCGCAGGCCTTCAACAAAGCCGCACAAACCACAATGGCGGTGCCGTGCTGGTCGTCATGGAATACCGGTATATCCATGGCCGCCTGCAACTTTTCCTCGATATAAAAACAGTCTGGCGCGGATATATCTTCCAGGTTAATGCCCCCAAAGCTGGGCTCCAGAGCTTTGACAACGCTGATAATATGGTCGGGATTGTCAACATCCAGTTCCAAGTCCACGGCATTGATATCGGCAAAGCGTTTGAACAATGCCGCCTTGCCCTCCATCACTGGTTTAGCGGCGTAAGGCCCCAGGTTACCCAGGCCGAGAATGGCAGAGCCGTTACTGACAACCGCAACCGTATTGCCTCTGGCGGTATAGCGGTTGACGTTTCTTTGATCCGCCGCAATAGCACGTACCGGAGCAGCCACACCGGGAGAATAGGCGATCGCCAAATCCGCCATGGAATTCAGTGCTTTGGGCAACGATGTTTGTATTTTCCCGGCCGGGTACTTTGTGTGGTAGTCCAGAGATTGACTGTCCTGGAGAGAAGTTTCTGACGATAAAGCGTTCATGGCAGTGGTCGACAAAAAGTAGCTAAAAAAGTGAAAATTTAGCTTACTCAACAAGCGTTATCGCTGCATGTCCGTGTGACGCACACTATATGCACGAATTGCATAAAGGTACTTTAAAAATACGTTTAAAAGAGTACGTCTTACTGTTTAAGCTCAAGTTTGATAGATTTTTGAAAGGCGATCCCAGAAATTCATAATTTCCGGTTTAATATTGGCCATATAACGATAAATTTCGACCTTCAGGGGGATATTGTATGCGCCCTCCCCCAGCACAATTACTTCACCCTGTTCCAGCTCCTGCTCAATTGTGGACTTTGGCAGCCAGCCAACCCCAAAGTCTTCCATCACCATGGATTTAATTGCTTCGGCAGTACTGGTTTCAATAACTTTCTCAAAGTAGAAAGGCGTCAGACTGTTCGTGGTTACCTCGTGGATCATTTTAGTGACGGATGAGTAATTCATGTAACTGAGATAAGGAATGGGCTTTTCAGGCGTACCTGGAAATTGAAAAAGCTCCCGATTCTGCAAGGCCCGGGAGCAAACCGGCAATAAAATATCTTCGCCCAGTTGAATGGATTCATACTTGCTGGCATCCAGAGAAATTGGGCTGATGGAATCACCGTAGACAATCAAAAGATCAAATTCTTGATGCTTCAAGGATTCGTAAAAATCCACACCACCTTTGATACTCGATGACAGGCGAAAGCGAAAATCCCCAAGATCCTTCTCCATGGACTTGAACCAAGCGGGGAAAAAATACACCGATAGGTGATTAGTAATGCCAATGGTGAGAGTTGGCCGTTTACCACTCTCTGTGGTACTGAAGTCCTCTCTGACTTTGTACAAAATCCGAATGGTTTGGTTGGCAGTTTCCACAAAACGATAGCCGGCATTGGTCAGCGAAATGGGGTGGCTGGTTCTGTCCACAAGAGTGGTGCCCAGCCAATCCTCAAGAGAGCGAATACGACGACTGAATGCCGATTGGGTAACATGGCGATCTTCTGCCGCCTTGGAAAAGCTGCCAGAGTTGGCAAGACTGACGAAATCCAGCAACCACTTCAGTTCCATATTTTATTCACCGCCCGATTCTGTTGATACTGAATAAACCTTATGCAAGGCATGCATAGCCTTATTACGGATTTGCCACAACGCTGCCAGCCTCCCAACTTATAATCACTTTTGCACTATCTGCCGAGTTTCTCAAAAGAAGCTTTGCTATCGCATCGCTTAGATGAGCACTGTGTTAGCACCTTACTCTCAGGATACCGCCTATGCAAAACAGCCACGCCCTTATTAGCAGCGATGTGGTCACCTTCGGATTGTTGGTGACTATTCTGGCACTCATTTTTCACACCGCCAGTAGCAACAACCCCAAATTACGTCGTTTTTACAAATTCGTTCCCGTGGTATTGATGTGCTACCTGATACCGTCGCTGCTCAGTACTTTTGGGGTGATCACCTCGGAAGGCTCACAGCTTTGGAGCATCGCCAAAAATTATTTTTTGCCCGCCAGTCTGGTGCTGATGACTCTGAGCATCGATCTGAAAGCCATCGCCAGGTTGGGCAACAAAGCCATTGCCATGTTTTTGACCGGAACCGTTGGCATTGTTATTGGCGGTCCATTGGCTATCCTGATTGTTGGCATAGTAAGCCCGGAAACCGTTGGCGGCAGTGATAGCGACGCAGTTTGGCGCGGCCTTGCAACGCTAGCCGGCAGCTGGATCGGCGGCGGCGCCAACCAGACTGCCATGCTGGAGGTGTACCAATACAATCCGCAAAACTACTCTGCCATGGTAACGGTGGACATTATTGTCGCCAACCTGTGGATGGCGGTTTTGCTTTATGGCGTTGGCAAAAGCGACGCCATTGATCGCTGGCTGAAAGCCGACACCAGCGCCATTGACCAGATCAAAGCTCAGTTGGAAGAGTATCATGGCAGCCGCGAGCAGCCCCTGGATTTTCCTAAATTAACTGCCATTTTCGCAGTTGCTTTCGGAGGCGTAGGCCTCTCTCATTTAGCCGCCAATACCTTCACGCCTTTTTTCAGCAATATCGATTTTGCCAAGGACACCATTTTAACCAGCAGTTTCTTTTGGATTGTGGTCACCGCTACTACTGTCGGCTTAACCCTCAGCTTTACCCGCTTACGAGAGCTGGAAGGGGCTGGCGCGTCAAAATTTGGCAGCCTGTTTATTTACCTGCTGGTATTGGTTGTCGGTACCAAAATGGATGTAATGAAAGCCTTTGAACAGCCGGGATTGATCGTTGTGGGCATTATCTGGATGGCTATTCACGCCGGGCTGTTGATATTTGTGGCGAAAACCATTCGCGCACCGTTTTTCTTTCTGGCTGTGGGCAGCAAATCCAACGTGGGCGGTGCAGCATCGGCGCCCATTGTAGCCGCGGCCTTCCACCCATCACTGGCTCCGGTAGGGGTATTGCTGGCAGTATTTGGCTACGCCCTGGGCACCTACGGTGCGATTCTGTGTGCAGAACTGATGGCCATGGCTGGCAGTTTTTAAAGAACATTAGAACCGGTTTTGCTCCTGCAAAACCGGTACTCTCACAATATAAGATGCTAGGTTAGTAACACATTCAAAGTGATTGCAGCTCAGGGAATTCCACCTTATCAGCTGAGGTCAGGAACCGGTGTATTCCTGCTTCAGGATCTAGAGTAAAACCGCGTTCAAACACTTCATCCACAAATAGCGCCGCAGTTTTATCCGCAAGCCCCAAGCCCGGCAGGGCCGATTTATTGGTAACCATTAGGGTGTGCATAATGTCTCGCCGGTCTTG belongs to bacterium SCSIO 12696 and includes:
- a CDS encoding DUF819 family protein, which translates into the protein MQNSHALISSDVVTFGLLVTILALIFHTASSNNPKLRRFYKFVPVVLMCYLIPSLLSTFGVITSEGSQLWSIAKNYFLPASLVLMTLSIDLKAIARLGNKAIAMFLTGTVGIVIGGPLAILIVGIVSPETVGGSDSDAVWRGLATLAGSWIGGGANQTAMLEVYQYNPQNYSAMVTVDIIVANLWMAVLLYGVGKSDAIDRWLKADTSAIDQIKAQLEEYHGSREQPLDFPKLTAIFAVAFGGVGLSHLAANTFTPFFSNIDFAKDTILTSSFFWIVVTATTVGLTLSFTRLRELEGAGASKFGSLFIYLLVLVVGTKMDVMKAFEQPGLIVVGIIWMAIHAGLLIFVAKTIRAPFFFLAVGSKSNVGGAASAPIVAAAFHPSLAPVGVLLAVFGYALGTYGAILCAELMAMAGSF